A single region of the Mercenaria mercenaria strain notata chromosome 6, MADL_Memer_1, whole genome shotgun sequence genome encodes:
- the LOC123549633 gene encoding E3 ubiquitin-protein ligase TRIM33-like, with protein sequence MEVSGKRKDSSNTKTMSGSQDDVQLYCQPCQQDGLNVPAHGYCQDCAEHLCDSCYQTHRKPAPCRHHVLLDKSKMPMSQSHNQHDLIEECRWHSGNLIEYFCHQHHAFGCSACITFGHRKHPTSGFIPCISRNCKVDYIPYVCDKYVTCNEYKLLVDSLKTVKENFKKITDGAKTNKKKILENKTTVKDEIKKFHQEVNSMFVQLQELADVLFAEESARIDDIATRFDILLQDTEDLQDSVNTLEKGNKTNALYIISKTSEALVHYYTSTLENTQSNSSVNTFAFQPNLTLKKILLQSETGIGQLHKSYK encoded by the coding sequence ATGGAAGTGTCTGGGAAGAGAAAAGATTCATCCAATACAAAAACAATGTCTGGGTCCCAGGATGATGTGCAGCTCTATTGTCAACCATGTCAGCAAGATGGTTTAAACGTACCTGCACATGGATACTGCCAGGATTGTGCGGAACACTTGTGTGATAGCTGCTATCAAACTCACAGAAAGCCGGCACCATGCAGACATCATGTACTTTTAGATAAGAGTAAAATGCCTATGTCACAGAGTCATAACCAACATGACCTGATCGAAGAATGTAGGTGGCATAGTGGGAATCTGATAGAATACTTCTGCCATCAACACCATGCCTTTGGCTGCAGTGCCTGTATAACTTTCGGCCACAGGAAACACCCAACCTCAGGCTTCATTCCCTGTATATCACGAAACTGCAAGGTGGACTACATTCCTTATGTCTGTGACAAATATGTCACTTGTAACGAATATAAACTACTTGTAGAttcactgaaaactgttaaagaGAATTTCAAGAAGATAACTGACGgagctaaaacaaacaaaaagaagatcCTTGAGAACAAAACCACTGTTAAAGATGAAATTAAGAAGTTTCATCAAGAAGTCAACAGTATGTTTGTCCAACTTCAAGAACTAGCTGATGTTCTATTTGCTGAAGAGTCGGCTAGAATTGATGATATAGCAACAAGATTTGACATATTGTTACAAGATACTGAGGATCTTCAAGATAGTGTGAACACGTTAGAGAAAGGAAATAAAACCAATGCCCTATACATCATATCTAAGACCAGTGAAGCACTGGTACACTACTATACATCCACTTTGGAAAATACACAAAGCAATAGTTCTGTGAACACTTTTGCGTTTCAACCAAACTTGACACTAAAGAAAATACTGTTACAGTCTGAAACTGGAATTGGTCAACTTCACAAAAGCTACAAGTAA
- the LOC123549629 gene encoding protein arginine N-methyltransferase 5-like — MKENNLIQYLLADVGWAAFVILEGFVMTLYRSGVDRANVLCALKEELNYATHLGMPAVMLYLKSRKITNLARCLNEHLLSGYFQQQFWVHVPLKAPVDCVEDLFDEEPMTEERATEDSWEWWNTFRTMCDTNKRISVALEITEDLPEEEVLQRWLSEPVKAVVLSTSLFLTNKKGYPVLSKAHQGFLRSLFKLDVQLILTGANKHADKGIHSYQQYLDHLWQAVFSSPRNDILADEIDCLWQGRETLPTPDTVTQFAKGYEDYLQCPLQPLMDNLESQTYEIFEKDPIKYSQYQKAVYCALLDKIKPENKDTESVVLMVVGAGRGPLVRASLAAASQADRNIRKVYAVEKNPNAVVTLENLRDEMWGDKVEVISCDMRQWNAPEKADILVSELLGSFGDNELSPECLDGAQRFLKDDGISIPCEYTSYLAPLQSSKLYNEVRSSKDKDKPPETNFEMPYVVRLHNCQILAEPKPVFHFKHPNRDEVIDNTRYKTMEFDVDKTSILHGFAGYFDTKLYGNVYLSIVPETHSPGMFSWFPILFPVKVIFQID, encoded by the exons gcTCTGAAGGAAGAGCTGAACTATGCGACACATCTTGGTATGCCGGCTGTCATGTTGTACTTGAAGAGCCGGAAGATAACAAATCTGGCAAGATGTCTCAATGAACATTTACTCAGCGGTTACTTCCAGCAG CAATTTTGGGTGCATGTACCACTGAAAGCCCCAGTAGACTGTGTGGAGGATTTGTTTGACGAGGAACCAATGACTGAAGAACGGGCTACAGAGGACTCGTGGGAATG GTGGAATACATTCCGGACAATGTGTGACACAAACAAACGTATAAGTGTAGCTCTAGAAATAACTGAGGATTTACCAGAGGAAGAGGTCTTACAGAGATGGTTGTCTGAGCCAGTTAAAGCTGTGGTTTTATCCACAAGTCTCTTTCTCACCAACAAGAAGGGCTACCCAGTCCTTTCTAAAGCACATCAAGGATTTTTACGCAGCTTATTTAAG TTGGATGTACAGTTGATATTGACTGGTGCCAATAAACATGCTGACAAGGGTATACACTCCTACCAACAGTATCTGGATCATCTGTGGCAG GCTGTCTTCAGTTCTCCTAGAAACGATATATTAGCTGATGAAATAGACTGTCTTTGGCAGGGAAGAGAG ACTTTGCCAACCCCAGACACAGTGACCCAGTTTGCCAAGGGTTATGAAGATTATTTGCAGTGTCCCCTACAGCCCCTAATGGACAACCTCGAATCACAGACATACGAAATCTTTGAAAAGGATCCAATAAAATACTCCCAGTATCAAAAG GCTGTTTATTGTGCATTGTTGGACAAGATAAAACCTGAGAACAAAGATACAGAATCTGT GGTGTTGATGGTGGTGGGTGCAGGTAGAGGACCTCTGGTTCGAGCTTCATTGGCAGCAGCTAGTCAGGCAGACCGCAATATTAGAAAAGTATACGCTGTGGAGAAAAATCCTAATGCTGTTGTTAC TTTAGAGAATCTGCGTGACGAGATGTGGGGAGATAAAGTAGAGGTGATATCATGTGACATGAGACAATGGAACGCTCCGGAGAAGGCAGATATACTTGTCAGTGAACTCCTCGGTTCCTTCGGTGATAATGAACTCTCCCCAGAATGTTTAGATGGTGCTCAGAGATTTCTAAAAG ATGACGGTATAAGTATTCCATGTGAATATACTTCCTACCTAGCACCTTTACAATCATCTAAACTGTATAACGAGGTCAGATCTTCTAAAGATAAGGATAAACCACCAGAG ACAAATTTTGAGATGCCATATGTTGTGAGACTACACAATTGTCAGATACTGGCAGAACCTAAACCTGTATTCCACTTCAAACATCCCAACAGAG ATGAAGTTATAGACAATACACGATACAAGACCATGGAGTTTGATGTTGATAAGACAAGTATTCTACATGGATTTGCTGGATATTTTGATACCAAACTCTATGGAAATGTTTACCTTA GTATAGTACCAGAAACTCATTCACCAGGCATGTTCAGTTGGTTTCCAATTCTGTTCCCAGTCAAGGTAATATTTCAGATAGATTAG